Genomic segment of Terriglobales bacterium:
ACTCGTCGGCCTGATTCAGGTAGATGGTGACTTGAACTGCCATTTGGGCAAGCATTCTACAGCGCCCTCGCCAGCGCCGCACCCGCCAGCACCGCCGCCAGGCAGAACAGGTTGTTGGCGATCACGTTCATCGCCAGCAACGGCAAATGTCCCTGTTCGAAATAGGCGAATGTCTCGAAGGCGTAGCTGGAAAATGTCGTATAGGAGCCGCAGAACCCGATTGCGATCAGCAACCGCCATCGCGGGTCGGCCAGCACGCGCTCAGTCGTCCAGATCATGAAGAATCCGAGCACCAGGCTTCCCGTAACGTTAATAAGCAACGTTCCGAAGGGAAATGCCACGTCCATGTGGCGGGTTATGAGTCGGCTCAGAAAGTAACGGGCGTTGGCGCCGATCACGGCGCCCAGGGAAATCCAGAAGACGGCAAGCACGCTGGAGTTCTCCTTCAATTCGGCTCGGGCCGGAATGGTAGGAGTTATCAGCCTTGCAGCAAGGCGGTTAAGGCGAACTCCATCGCCGCACAAAGTGTAGCAGACCATCTTTTAGGTGAGAACCGCAGATCACTTTGCTGCCGCCATCTCCGCGTCCGACGCCTTGGCCTGCGTCGCGTCCGCATCCAGCACCTGGCGGACCTTATTCGCCAGCGCGGTCAGCGTGAACGGTTTCTGCAGGAATCCGGAAGTCGATTCGATCCCTTGCCGCACCACCATCGATTCGGTATACCCGGAGATGTACAAAATTCGCGTCTCCGCTCTCACTTCTCGGACCCATCTGCCGAGCTCCGCCCCGCTCATGCCGGGCATGATCACGTCGGTGATCAGCAGGTGAACCTTGTCGCTGGTGTGCGCAAGCACCTCCTTGGCATCGGCGCCGTTTTTTCCCTGTAAGACGGTGTAGCCGCGCGCAGTCAGGTATTCGCACATGGACTCGCGCACCGCCTCCTCGTCTTCCACCACCAGGATGGTCTCCGATCCCCGTGGCGGAGGCGCTGCCGCCGGCTGCTCGTCGTCCTTGCCCGCCACCGCATCGGCGCGCGGCAGGTAGACCTTGATTACGGTTCCATGTCCCGCTTCGCTGTACACCCACACCGATCCGCCACTCTGCTTCACGATGCCGTACACCGTGGGCAGCCCGAGCCCTGTTCCCTTGCCCCGCTCCTTGGTCGTAAAAAACGGCTCAAAGATGCGCGGCTGGATTTCCGGCGCGATCCCGCACCCGGTGTCGCTGACCGTCAGCATGACGTGCTCGCCCGGCGAGACGCCCACGTGCAAACGGCAATAGTCCTCGTCCAGCCGTTCATTCGATGTTTCCAACACCAGTTGTCCGCCGCGCGGCATGGCATCGCGCGCGTTCACCGCCAGGTTCATGATCACCTGTTCGATCTGCACCGGGTCAGCCTTGACCTTCCACAGCGCTGCGCCTGGCCGTATCATTACCTGGATGTCCTCTCCGATCAGGCGGGGCAGCATTTTTCCGATTTCGCCCAGCACCGTGTTCAGGTCCAGCATGCGCGGCGACATCACCTGCTTGCGGCTGAAGGCCAGCAGTTGCTGCGTCAAGGCTGCCGCCCGGCGCGCCGCCTTTAGAATCTCCTGTGCCTGGTGATGGGCCTTGGCATTCGTCGCGCAGATAGAGTCCGAGAGCAGCTCAGCGTAGCTGCTGATCACCATCAGAAGGTTGTTGAAGTCGTGCGCTACCCCGCCCGCCAGCTGTCCCACCGCATCCATCTTCTGTGACTGCAGCAGCTGTTGTTCCAGTGCGCGCCGTTCCGTGATGTCCCGGTCGTTGGAAATGAAGTTTCGAACCTCTCCCCGCTCGTCCACAATCGGGGTGACCGTCTTTTCCGCCCAGTACAGTTCGCCGTTCTTCTTGCGGTTGATCAGAACGTCGCGGAAGACCTTGCCTTGGAGCAGCGTGCCCCACATCTTCCGATAAAATTCCGCGTCCTGGCGGCCTGACTTCAGGATGCGCGGCGTCCTGCCTCTAGCCTCCTGCCGCGTATAGCCGGTCAGCGTTTCAAACGCCGGGTTAACGTACTCGATCACTCCTTGCGGATCCGTCATGACCACGATGTCGGCCGACTGCTCTACCGCTCTCGACAATTTTTGCAGCGCTTCCTCGGCCCGTTTGCGCTTGGTGGTGTCCCGTTCATTGATCACCACCGCCCCCACCGCCGGTTCTGCAAGCCGATTCACCCAGACGGCCTCCAGGTAACGCAGTTCTCCGTTCTTATGCGGGCACCGGTATTCCAGGCGGCACGGCAGGCCGGGCGTGTGCAGCATCGCCAGGAATGTCTCGCGCACGCACGCCCGATCGTCCGGATGGAGCTGCTGGAAAACGCTGGTTTCCACCAGCTCTTCCGGCGCGTATCCCAGGCAGCTGCGCATGGACTGGCTGGTGTACAGGATGATTCCCTCCGCATCCAGCAGCACGATTGCATCCGAGCTGTTCTCCACCAGCGCCCGGAAGCGCTGCTCGCTGGCATGCAAGGCGCGCCGTGCCGTCCGTACCGCCTCTTCCTGGGTACGCAACGCCAGCGCATAACGGACCGCTGCCTCCAGCGAGGGCACCGTCAACTTCGATTTCAGCAGGTAGTCGGTCGCCCCCGCCTTCATCGCCTGCACCGCCACCTCCTCATCCCCCTGCCCGGTAAGGAAAATGACAGGCGCGGCCAAACCGCGTTTCTTCAGCTCCCGCAGGACCTCCAGCCCATCCTTTTCTCCCAGCCGGTAATCGAGGAAACAGAGGTCGTCGCGCTCGTCGCGCGCCATTTCCAAGGCAGCATCCGCGGTCGCGGCCCGTTCCACCTCCGCGTCGCCCAACGTCTTCTTCAGCAATTGCCGAAGGAGCAGAAAATCGTCTTCATCGTCCTCGACGACCAGGACTTGAAGTTTTTCCGTCGCCATCGCGCCTCCTAACTGGGCAACACCACCACCTCAAACCAGTACTCTCCCAGCGCCTTCATCGCTTCCACCAATCCCAGGAACGTGACCGGCTTGGTGATGAAGGAATTCACCCCCAGCTGGTACGACCGCACTACGTCTTCCTCGGCGCGCGACGTCGTCAGCACCACTACCGGAATATGCCGCAGCTTCGGGTCCGACTTGATCTCCTTCAGCGCCTCCCGGCCATCCTTGCGCGGCATGTTCAGGTCCAGCAGGATCAGCGACGGCGCCGGAAAGCCGTTGCTTCCGGCAAACTTGCCTTCGTGCCGCAGGTACTCCATCAGTTCTTCCCCGTCCTTGACCCGGGAAATTTCATTGCGCAGACGGTTCTCCTTGAGCGCCCGGTCGGTAAGGTAAAAATCGTCGTCGTCATCCTCGGCCAGCAGGATTCGTACTAGCTCGCCGCCATTTTCATTTCCGTAGTCCATGCTTCACTCCTCTCGGGTTCGCCGGGCTCAGCTGCTTCAGTCTTGGCCGGCAGAGTTACTACGAACGTCGCCCCGGCGCCGGGCCGGCTGTGGGCCGTGATTGTTCCTCCATGCCGCGCTACCACCTTGCGGCAGATCGCCAGCCCCATGCCGCTGCCTTCATACTCGTTGCGCCCGTGCAGCCGCTGGAAGGGCCGGAAAATACGGTCCAGGTACTTCTCGTCGAACCCGATACCGTTGTCGCGAACACTGAGTTCGCACCAGCCTCTCTCATTGATCTTGCCGGTGATCTCCACCTGCGGCGTCGTGCCCGGCGCCTGGAACTTGAGCGCGTTTCCCAACAGGTTCTGGATCACTTGCCGCACCTGCATCGGGTCCGCCATAACTTTCGGCAAGGGTGCAAATTCGATGCGAGCGTGCGTCTTCGCAATCCGCTCTTCCAGATCCGGCAGCACTCCGAAAAGCACGCTCAGCAGGTCGACCGGCTCCATCGGCTGGGCTCGCGACGCCACCCGCGAGTAAGCCAGCAGCGCCTCAATCAGCACCGACATCCGCTTCGCCGCATTTTGCATGCGCGCCAGGAAATCCAAACCCAACTCGTCGAGCTTGCCTTCGCAGTGCTCGCGCAGGTGCTCGCCGAAGGCCAGCACCTTGCGGAGCGGCTCTTGCAGGTCGTGCGAGGCAATCGAGGCGAAGTCCTGCAACTCGGCATTGCTCCTCTCCAGTTCGGCCGCGTAGCGCTTAATGTCCTCTTCCGCCTGCTTGCGCTCCGTGATGTCGTTACAGGTGCCGACCCATTCCCGGATGGTCTCGCCATCGGCTTCCATGACCGGCACCCCGCGCACCCACATATGGCGGTATTGGCCGTCCCAACGTCGCACCCGATACTCGACGTTGTACAGCGTGCGCGTCCGTACCGCGTCCGACCACACCGCGTGCGTGCGCTCCCGGTCTTCCGGGTGCACCGCTTGCAACCATCCCCAGCCACGCACATCCTCTATGCTCTGGCCGGTGATCGCCCGCCACATGGGCATGTCCTCCACCTCCCCCTGCGGGTTCGTGGACCACACCACCTGGGCGGTTGCAACCGCCAGCGAGCGATAGCGCTCCTCGCTGTTCTGCAGCGCGGCCTCGGCCCGCTTCCTTTGGCTGATGTCGCGCGCCGCCGCGAACACGCCGGCAACCTCCCCTCGCGCGTCTTTGAACACGCTCGCGTTGTACAACACCTCCGTTAACCGCCCCGAGGCATGACGG
This window contains:
- a CDS encoding response regulator codes for the protein MDYGNENGGELVRILLAEDDDDDFYLTDRALKENRLRNEISRVKDGEELMEYLRHEGKFAGSNGFPAPSLILLDLNMPRKDGREALKEIKSDPKLRHIPVVVLTTSRAEEDVVRSYQLGVNSFITKPVTFLGLVEAMKALGEYWFEVVVLPS
- a CDS encoding PAS domain S-box protein codes for the protein EGKITDVNRATEAVTGISRERLLGSDFCDYFTEPQQARAGYQQVFADGSVRDYPLAIRHASGRLTEVLYNASVFKDARGEVAGVFAAARDISQRKRAEAALQNSEERYRSLAVATAQVVWSTNPQGEVEDMPMWRAITGQSIEDVRGWGWLQAVHPEDRERTHAVWSDAVRTRTLYNVEYRVRRWDGQYRHMWVRGVPVMEADGETIREWVGTCNDITERKQAEEDIKRYAAELERSNAELQDFASIASHDLQEPLRKVLAFGEHLREHCEGKLDELGLDFLARMQNAAKRMSVLIEALLAYSRVASRAQPMEPVDLLSVLFGVLPDLEERIAKTHARIEFAPLPKVMADPMQVRQVIQNLLGNALKFQAPGTTPQVEITGKINERGWCELSVRDNGIGFDEKYLDRIFRPFQRLHGRNEYEGSGMGLAICRKVVARHGGTITAHSRPGAGATFVVTLPAKTEAAEPGEPERSEAWTTEMKMAAS
- a CDS encoding PAS domain S-box protein, yielding MATEKLQVLVVEDDEDDFLLLRQLLKKTLGDAEVERAATADAALEMARDERDDLCFLDYRLGEKDGLEVLRELKKRGLAAPVIFLTGQGDEEVAVQAMKAGATDYLLKSKLTVPSLEAAVRYALALRTQEEAVRTARRALHASEQRFRALVENSSDAIVLLDAEGIILYTSQSMRSCLGYAPEELVETSVFQQLHPDDRACVRETFLAMLHTPGLPCRLEYRCPHKNGELRYLEAVWVNRLAEPAVGAVVINERDTTKRKRAEEALQKLSRAVEQSADIVVMTDPQGVIEYVNPAFETLTGYTRQEARGRTPRILKSGRQDAEFYRKMWGTLLQGKVFRDVLINRKKNGELYWAEKTVTPIVDERGEVRNFISNDRDITERRALEQQLLQSQKMDAVGQLAGGVAHDFNNLLMVISSYAELLSDSICATNAKAHHQAQEILKAARRAAALTQQLLAFSRKQVMSPRMLDLNTVLGEIGKMLPRLIGEDIQVMIRPGAALWKVKADPVQIEQVIMNLAVNARDAMPRGGQLVLETSNERLDEDYCRLHVGVSPGEHVMLTVSDTGCGIAPEIQPRIFEPFFTTKERGKGTGLGLPTVYGIVKQSGGSVWVYSEAGHGTVIKVYLPRADAVAGKDDEQPAAAPPPRGSETILVVEDEEAVRESMCEYLTARGYTVLQGKNGADAKEVLAHTSDKVHLLITDVIMPGMSGAELGRWVREVRAETRILYISGYTESMVVRQGIESTSGFLQKPFTLTALANKVRQVLDADATQAKASDAEMAAAK
- the crcB gene encoding fluoride efflux transporter CrcB translates to MKENSSVLAVFWISLGAVIGANARYFLSRLITRHMDVAFPFGTLLINVTGSLVLGFFMIWTTERVLADPRWRLLIAIGFCGSYTTFSSYAFETFAYFEQGHLPLLAMNVIANNLFCLAAVLAGAALARAL